The Miscanthus floridulus cultivar M001 chromosome 17, ASM1932011v1, whole genome shotgun sequence genome has a window encoding:
- the LOC136518210 gene encoding phosphoethanolamine N-methyltransferase 1 isoform X2 → MDTAVGVPVVAVANGIGEVERKVQKSYWEEHSKDLTVESMMLDSRAADLDKEERPEILSLLPSYKGKSVLELGAGIGRFTGDLAKEAGHVLALDFIESVIKKNQSINGHHKNITFKCADVTSNDLKIEDNSVDLIFSNWLLMYLSDEEVEKLVGKMVKWLKVGGHIFFRESCFHQSGDSKRKVNPTHYREPRFYTKVFKEGHSFDQDGGSFELSLVTCKCIGAYVKNKKNQNQMCWLWEKVKSTEDRDFQRFLDNVQYKTSGILRYERVFGEGFVSTGGVETTKEFVGMLNLKPGQKVLDVGCGIGGGDFYMAENYDVHVLGIDLSVNMVSFAIERAIGRKCSVEFEVADCTTKDYPENSFDVIYSRDTILHIQDKPALFRSFFKWLKPGGKVLISDYCKNPGKPSEEFAAYIKQRGYDLHDVKAYGQMLKDAGFHDVIAEDRTEQFLNVLRRELGEVEKNKEAFLADFTQEDYDDIVNGWNAKLKRSSAGEQRWGLFIATK, encoded by the exons ATGGACACCGCCGTCGGCGTCCCCGTGGTGGCCGTTGCGAATG GGATTGGGGAGGTGGAGCGCAAGGTGCAGAAGAGCTACTGGGAGGAGCACTCCAAGGACCTCACCGTCGAGTCCATGATGCTCGACTCCCGCGCCGCCGACCTCGACAAGGAGGAGCGACCCGAG ATCCTGTCTTTGCTTCCTTCTTACAAAGGGAAGTCAGTTCTAGAACTTGGTGCTGGAATAGGACGCTTTACTGGAGATCTGGCAAAAGAAGCTGGGCACGTTCTAGCACTAGATTTTATTGAAAGTGTGATTAAGAAG AATCAAAGCATAAATGGACATCACAAGAACATAACCTTCAAGTGTGCTGATGTAACATCTAACGACTTGAAGATTGAAGATAACTCTGTTGATCTGATATTTTCAAACTGGCTGTTAATGTACCTTTCAGACGAGGAG GTCGAAAAGCTTGTGGGGAAAATGGTAAAATGGTTAAAGGTCGGAGGCCATATTTTCTTTAGAGAATCATGTTTTCACCAATCTGGAGATTCCAAAAGGAAGGTGAACCCAACACACTATCGAGAACCAAGGTTTTATACTAAG GTATTTAAAGAGGgccattcatttgatcaagatggAGGTTCTTTTGAACTTTCTCTAGTGACTTGTAAATGTATTGGGGCTTATGTCAAAAACAAGAAGAATCAAAACCAG ATGTGTTGGTTATGGGAAAAGGTAAAATCAACAGAAGACAGAGATTTTCAAAGATTTCTGGACAACGTGCAATACAAAACAAGTGGAATCTTACGTTATGAGCGTGTCTTTGGTGAAGGTTTTGTGAGCACTGGTGGAGTCG AGACCACAAAGGAATTTGTGGGCATGCTGAATCTTAAACCTGGCCAGAAAGTACTTGATGTCGGATGTGGAATTGGAGGCGGCGACTTTTACATGGCTGAAAACTATGATGTCCATGTTCTTGGTATTGATCTTTCGGTTAACATGGTTTCATTTGCAATTGAACGTGCCATTGGACGCAAGTGCTCTGTTGAATTTGAAGTTGCTGATTGCACCACAAAGGATTACCCAGAAAATAGTTTCGACGTCATCTACAGCCGTGACACCATCCTTCACATACAA GACAAGCCTGCTCTGTTCAGAAGCTTCTTCAAATGGCTAAAACCCGGTGGCAAAGTCCTAATCAGTGACTACTGTAAGAATCCTGGAAAACCATCAGAGGAATTTGCGGCGTACATTAAGCAGAGAGGTTATGACCTTCACGACGTGAAGGCTTATGGACAG ATGCTCAAGGATGCTGGTTTTCATGATGTCATTGCAGAAGATCGCACTGAGCAG ttcCTGAATGTGCTACGGAGGGAGCTAGGTGAAGTTGAAAAGAACAAAGAGGCTTTCCTGGCAGACTTCACCCAG GAGGACTATGACGACATTGTGAACGGCTGGAACGCGAAGCTGAAACGGAGCTCTGCCGGTGAGCAGAGGTGGGGGCTGTTCATTGCGACCAAGTGA
- the LOC136518210 gene encoding phosphoethanolamine N-methyltransferase 1 isoform X1: protein MDTAVGVPVVAVANGVPVVAVANGIGEVERKVQKSYWEEHSKDLTVESMMLDSRAADLDKEERPEILSLLPSYKGKSVLELGAGIGRFTGDLAKEAGHVLALDFIESVIKKNQSINGHHKNITFKCADVTSNDLKIEDNSVDLIFSNWLLMYLSDEEVEKLVGKMVKWLKVGGHIFFRESCFHQSGDSKRKVNPTHYREPRFYTKVFKEGHSFDQDGGSFELSLVTCKCIGAYVKNKKNQNQMCWLWEKVKSTEDRDFQRFLDNVQYKTSGILRYERVFGEGFVSTGGVETTKEFVGMLNLKPGQKVLDVGCGIGGGDFYMAENYDVHVLGIDLSVNMVSFAIERAIGRKCSVEFEVADCTTKDYPENSFDVIYSRDTILHIQDKPALFRSFFKWLKPGGKVLISDYCKNPGKPSEEFAAYIKQRGYDLHDVKAYGQMLKDAGFHDVIAEDRTEQFLNVLRRELGEVEKNKEAFLADFTQEDYDDIVNGWNAKLKRSSAGEQRWGLFIATK, encoded by the exons ATGGACACCGCCGTCGGCGTCCCCGTGGTGGCCGTTGCGAATGGCGTCCCCGTGGTGGCTGTTGCGAATG GGATTGGGGAGGTGGAGCGCAAGGTGCAGAAGAGCTACTGGGAGGAGCACTCCAAGGACCTCACCGTCGAGTCCATGATGCTCGACTCCCGCGCCGCCGACCTCGACAAGGAGGAGCGACCCGAG ATCCTGTCTTTGCTTCCTTCTTACAAAGGGAAGTCAGTTCTAGAACTTGGTGCTGGAATAGGACGCTTTACTGGAGATCTGGCAAAAGAAGCTGGGCACGTTCTAGCACTAGATTTTATTGAAAGTGTGATTAAGAAG AATCAAAGCATAAATGGACATCACAAGAACATAACCTTCAAGTGTGCTGATGTAACATCTAACGACTTGAAGATTGAAGATAACTCTGTTGATCTGATATTTTCAAACTGGCTGTTAATGTACCTTTCAGACGAGGAG GTCGAAAAGCTTGTGGGGAAAATGGTAAAATGGTTAAAGGTCGGAGGCCATATTTTCTTTAGAGAATCATGTTTTCACCAATCTGGAGATTCCAAAAGGAAGGTGAACCCAACACACTATCGAGAACCAAGGTTTTATACTAAG GTATTTAAAGAGGgccattcatttgatcaagatggAGGTTCTTTTGAACTTTCTCTAGTGACTTGTAAATGTATTGGGGCTTATGTCAAAAACAAGAAGAATCAAAACCAG ATGTGTTGGTTATGGGAAAAGGTAAAATCAACAGAAGACAGAGATTTTCAAAGATTTCTGGACAACGTGCAATACAAAACAAGTGGAATCTTACGTTATGAGCGTGTCTTTGGTGAAGGTTTTGTGAGCACTGGTGGAGTCG AGACCACAAAGGAATTTGTGGGCATGCTGAATCTTAAACCTGGCCAGAAAGTACTTGATGTCGGATGTGGAATTGGAGGCGGCGACTTTTACATGGCTGAAAACTATGATGTCCATGTTCTTGGTATTGATCTTTCGGTTAACATGGTTTCATTTGCAATTGAACGTGCCATTGGACGCAAGTGCTCTGTTGAATTTGAAGTTGCTGATTGCACCACAAAGGATTACCCAGAAAATAGTTTCGACGTCATCTACAGCCGTGACACCATCCTTCACATACAA GACAAGCCTGCTCTGTTCAGAAGCTTCTTCAAATGGCTAAAACCCGGTGGCAAAGTCCTAATCAGTGACTACTGTAAGAATCCTGGAAAACCATCAGAGGAATTTGCGGCGTACATTAAGCAGAGAGGTTATGACCTTCACGACGTGAAGGCTTATGGACAG ATGCTCAAGGATGCTGGTTTTCATGATGTCATTGCAGAAGATCGCACTGAGCAG ttcCTGAATGTGCTACGGAGGGAGCTAGGTGAAGTTGAAAAGAACAAAGAGGCTTTCCTGGCAGACTTCACCCAG GAGGACTATGACGACATTGTGAACGGCTGGAACGCGAAGCTGAAACGGAGCTCTGCCGGTGAGCAGAGGTGGGGGCTGTTCATTGCGACCAAGTGA